In Mesorhizobium sp., one DNA window encodes the following:
- a CDS encoding DUF1127 domain-containing protein, whose translation MILNDLISRAQHRIEKQRRYNRTVAEINSLSNRDLSDMRADRSELLYWARKDILG comes from the coding sequence ATGATCCTCAACGATCTCATTTCCCGCGCCCAGCACCGCATCGAGAAGCAGCGCCGCTACAATCGGACCGTGGCCGAGATCAATTCGCTGTCGAACCGCGACCTGTCCGACATGCGCGCCGACCGCTCCGAACTGCTCTATTGGGCGCGTAAGGACATCCTGGGCTGA
- a CDS encoding pyridoxamine 5'-phosphate oxidase family protein — protein MHFITSRDDLRRVYKPASENSLRKELKALDGHCVSFIGRSPFVLIGTSDGKGHADVTPKGDRPGFVAVLDSRTIAIPDRPGNNRLDTLENLLVEPSIGLLFLIPGMDETLRINGRARITADDGLRARFEVDGKLPQAVILVDVEAAYMHCAKAFMRSQLWHPETWPDRASMPTLGQMLKDQLALDQSAQAMDSWLDHAYAKSMW, from the coding sequence ATGCATTTCATCACCTCGCGCGACGACCTGCGCCGCGTCTACAAGCCGGCAAGCGAGAATTCACTGCGCAAGGAGTTGAAGGCGCTCGACGGCCATTGCGTCTCCTTCATCGGCCGCAGCCCGTTCGTGCTGATCGGCACGTCGGACGGCAAGGGCCACGCCGACGTGACGCCCAAGGGCGACAGGCCGGGCTTCGTCGCCGTTCTCGACAGCCGGACGATCGCGATTCCCGACCGGCCCGGCAACAACCGCCTGGACACGCTGGAGAATCTCCTCGTCGAGCCGTCGATCGGACTGCTGTTCCTGATTCCCGGCATGGATGAGACGCTGCGTATCAACGGCAGGGCGAGGATCACGGCCGACGATGGGCTGCGCGCCCGGTTCGAGGTCGACGGCAAGCTGCCGCAGGCGGTGATCCTGGTCGACGTCGAGGCCGCCTACATGCATTGCGCCAAGGCGTTCATGCGCTCGCAGCTGTGGCATCCGGAAACCTGGCCCGACCGCGCATCGATGCCGACGCTGGGCCAGATGCTCAAGGATCAGCTGGCGCTCGACCAGTCGGCCCAGGCGATGGATAGCTGGCTGGACCACGCCTATGCGAAATCTATGTGGTGA
- a CDS encoding helicase-related protein, with the protein MNVQPRPKDAMILSGRGVTAVLGPTNTGKTHLAIERMVAHPSGIIGLPLRLLAREVYGRVADKVGAANVSLVTGEEKIQPPGARYSVCTVEALPRQTSAAFVAIDEVQLAGDLERGHIFTDRILHLRGRDETLLLGAGTMRGILERILRGISVVGRPRMSQLAYAGQKKITRLPRRSAIVAFSAEEVYAIGELIRRQRGGVAVVLGALSPRTRNKQVEIYQSGDVDFLVATDAIGMGLNLDVDHVAFAQNRKFDGYQYRDLSAAEIGQIAGRAGRHVRDGTFGVTGQVIPFDEELIEKIEAHEFEPVRVLQWRTPDFDFASLEALRRSIDTPPLVEGLTKALPAVDQKALDYLARDPMIRDLATTRERVALLWDVCALPDYRRIAPAQHADLIGSIYQDLAERGRVDEAYMAEQVRRADSVDGDIDTLSHRIAQIRTWTFVSHRPGWLADPAHWQEKTREIEDRLSDALHERLTKRFVDRRTSVLMRRLRENTMLEAEISQAGEVSVEGHHVGELQGFRFTADSSAGGEDAKAVRAAAQKALATEFETRAERFSACANGDLALANDGTLRWLGQPIATLVEGEEALRPRVILLADEQLTGPARDKVAARAERFVAWQIELLLKPLVDLKTAEQLTGIARGIAYRLVENFGLVNRRDIADEVKSLDQDARAALRRLGVRFGAYHIFLPALLKPAPAGLLTLLWALRNDGKDKPGFGDPVNALATGRTSVVVDPQFDREFYKLAGFRILGRRAVRVDILERVADLIRPALAWKPGAASRPDGAYDGSSFLVTPPMMSILGATATDMEEILKALGYRAEPKPQAEVAERIARQDAEAAAAAQARAQAHAAAEAAKAAEAAAAADATSEPVPADAEGAPVSAEAADLPQAVVEGMDVAALSGADLAAEAIAPVAVDDAPAAEGAAIEEISAGEPSEIAAEAVAPVVVEATSEAEALTPSEPPAAQEALAADTAPAELEEPKVVLLWRPARNENRFRNQRHGARDGAPQGRRDRGRGGKGRDGAKPEDAAPKEPKVLWRADDPQFQRKPRPEGDRDNRNRRDGKGHEGKRRDDRPERKFENQGRPREEKPRPIDPDSPFAKLAALRDQLRK; encoded by the coding sequence ATGAATGTCCAGCCCAGACCGAAAGATGCGATGATCCTGTCCGGCCGCGGCGTCACCGCGGTCCTCGGTCCGACCAATACCGGCAAGACGCATCTCGCCATCGAGCGCATGGTGGCGCACCCGTCCGGCATCATCGGCCTGCCGCTGCGCTTGCTCGCCCGCGAGGTCTACGGCCGGGTCGCCGACAAGGTCGGCGCCGCCAACGTCTCGCTGGTTACCGGCGAGGAGAAGATCCAGCCGCCCGGCGCGCGCTACTCCGTCTGCACGGTGGAAGCGCTTCCGCGCCAGACCAGTGCCGCCTTCGTCGCCATCGACGAGGTGCAGCTCGCCGGCGACCTCGAGCGCGGCCACATCTTCACCGATCGCATCCTGCACCTGCGCGGCCGCGACGAGACGCTGCTGCTCGGCGCCGGCACCATGCGCGGCATCCTCGAGCGTATCCTGCGCGGCATCTCGGTCGTCGGCAGGCCGCGCATGTCGCAGCTCGCCTATGCCGGCCAGAAGAAGATCACCCGCCTGCCGCGCCGCTCGGCGATCGTCGCCTTCTCGGCCGAGGAGGTCTACGCCATCGGCGAACTGATCCGCCGCCAGCGCGGCGGCGTCGCCGTCGTGCTCGGCGCGCTCAGCCCGCGCACCCGCAACAAGCAGGTCGAGATCTATCAGTCCGGCGACGTCGACTTCCTCGTCGCCACCGACGCGATCGGCATGGGCCTCAATCTCGACGTCGATCACGTCGCCTTCGCCCAGAACCGCAAGTTCGACGGCTATCAGTACCGCGATCTCTCCGCCGCCGAGATCGGCCAGATTGCCGGCCGCGCCGGCCGCCATGTCCGCGACGGGACCTTCGGCGTCACCGGCCAGGTGATCCCGTTCGACGAGGAACTGATCGAGAAGATCGAGGCCCACGAGTTCGAGCCCGTCCGGGTCCTGCAGTGGCGCACGCCCGATTTCGATTTCGCCAGCCTCGAGGCGCTTCGCCGCTCCATCGACACGCCGCCGCTGGTCGAGGGCCTGACGAAGGCGCTGCCGGCGGTCGACCAGAAGGCGCTCGACTATCTGGCCCGCGATCCGATGATCCGCGACCTCGCCACCACCCGCGAGCGGGTCGCGCTTCTGTGGGACGTCTGCGCCCTTCCCGACTACCGCCGCATCGCGCCGGCCCAGCACGCCGACCTCATCGGCTCGATCTACCAGGACCTCGCCGAACGCGGCCGGGTCGACGAAGCCTACATGGCCGAGCAGGTCCGCCGCGCGGATTCCGTCGACGGCGACATCGATACGCTTTCCCACCGAATTGCACAGATCCGCACCTGGACCTTCGTCTCCCACCGGCCCGGCTGGCTTGCCGATCCGGCACACTGGCAGGAAAAAACGCGCGAGATCGAAGACAGACTGTCGGACGCGCTGCATGAGCGGTTGACGAAACGCTTCGTAGACCGCAGGACATCCGTGCTCATGAGGCGCCTTAGAGAAAACACGATGCTCGAAGCCGAAATCAGTCAAGCGGGCGAGGTCTCCGTCGAGGGTCACCACGTCGGGGAGTTGCAGGGCTTCCGCTTCACCGCCGACAGTTCCGCCGGCGGCGAGGATGCGAAAGCCGTTCGCGCCGCCGCGCAGAAAGCGCTGGCGACCGAATTCGAGACCCGCGCCGAACGCTTTTCGGCCTGCGCCAATGGCGACCTGGCGCTTGCCAACGACGGCACCCTGCGCTGGCTCGGCCAGCCGATCGCCACGCTGGTCGAGGGCGAGGAGGCGCTCAGGCCCCGCGTCATCCTGCTTGCCGACGAGCAGTTGACCGGTCCGGCCCGCGACAAGGTCGCGGCGCGCGCCGAACGCTTCGTCGCATGGCAGATCGAACTGCTGCTCAAGCCGCTGGTCGACCTGAAGACTGCCGAACAGCTCACCGGCATCGCACGCGGCATCGCCTACCGGCTGGTCGAGAATTTCGGACTGGTCAACCGCCGCGACATCGCCGACGAGGTGAAGTCGCTCGACCAGGATGCGCGGGCCGCGCTGCGGCGCCTCGGCGTTCGCTTCGGCGCCTACCACATCTTCCTGCCGGCGCTGCTGAAACCCGCCCCGGCCGGGCTCCTGACGCTGCTCTGGGCGCTCAGGAACGACGGCAAGGACAAGCCCGGCTTCGGCGATCCGGTCAACGCGCTCGCCACCGGCCGCACCTCCGTCGTGGTCGATCCGCAGTTCGACCGCGAATTCTACAAGCTCGCCGGCTTCCGCATCCTCGGCCGCCGCGCCGTGCGCGTGGACATCCTCGAACGCGTCGCCGATCTCATCCGTCCCGCGCTCGCCTGGAAGCCCGGTGCGGCATCGCGTCCGGACGGCGCCTATGACGGGAGCTCCTTCCTCGTCACGCCGCCGATGATGTCGATCCTCGGCGCCACCGCGACCGACATGGAGGAGATCCTGAAAGCCCTCGGCTATCGCGCCGAGCCGAAGCCGCAGGCCGAGGTCGCCGAGCGCATCGCACGCCAGGACGCCGAGGCGGCGGCCGCGGCGCAGGCGAGGGCCCAAGCACATGCAGCGGCGGAAGCGGCGAAGGCCGCCGAAGCCGCCGCCGCGGCCGATGCGACGTCGGAGCCCGTCCCGGCGGACGCGGAAGGAGCGCCGGTCTCGGCCGAGGCGGCCGACCTGCCGCAGGCCGTGGTCGAGGGAATGGACGTCGCCGCTCTTTCCGGCGCCGACCTTGCCGCCGAGGCGATCGCCCCCGTGGCCGTCGACGACGCGCCCGCGGCCGAAGGCGCTGCCATCGAAGAAATCTCTGCCGGCGAACCGTCGGAGATCGCGGCGGAGGCTGTCGCTCCGGTGGTCGTCGAGGCGACGTCCGAGGCCGAGGCCTTAACACCGTCCGAGCCGCCCGCCGCGCAGGAGGCGTTGGCGGCCGATACCGCGCCGGCCGAGCTCGAGGAGCCCAAGGTCGTGCTGCTGTGGCGGCCCGCCCGCAACGAGAACCGCTTCCGCAACCAGCGCCATGGCGCGCGCGACGGCGCGCCGCAGGGCCGCCGCGACCGGGGCCGTGGCGGCAAGGGCCGCGACGGCGCCAAGCCCGAGGATGCCGCGCCGAAGGAACCGAAGGTTTTGTGGCGCGCGGACGACCCGCAATTCCAGCGCAAGCCGCGCCCCGAGGGCGAC
- the aqpZ gene encoding aquaporin Z, translating to MKKRLFAECLGTFWLVFGGCGSAVLAAAFPDVGIGLLGVSLAFGLTVLTMAYAVGGISGGHFNPAVSVGLLVAGRFPARDLIPYVIAQLVGAVVAAAVLYFIVSGKADFAGVGGFASNGYGDASPGKFSLGAALVTEIVMTFMFLIIILGATTGRVPAGFAPIAIGLALTLIHLVSIPVTNTSVNPARSTGVALFADGPALAQLWLFWVAPILGAAIAGVVHKAVFGDD from the coding sequence ATGAAAAAGCGTCTTTTCGCCGAATGTCTCGGCACGTTCTGGCTTGTCTTCGGCGGCTGCGGCAGCGCCGTGCTGGCCGCCGCGTTCCCCGATGTCGGCATCGGCCTGCTCGGCGTGTCGCTCGCGTTCGGCCTCACCGTGCTGACGATGGCCTATGCCGTCGGCGGGATTTCGGGCGGGCATTTCAATCCGGCGGTGTCCGTCGGCCTGCTGGTCGCCGGCCGCTTTCCGGCCAGGGACCTGATCCCTTACGTGATCGCCCAGCTCGTCGGCGCGGTCGTGGCGGCCGCGGTGCTCTATTTCATCGTCAGCGGCAAGGCGGATTTCGCCGGTGTCGGCGGCTTCGCGTCGAACGGCTATGGCGATGCCTCGCCCGGCAAGTTCTCCCTCGGGGCGGCGCTGGTGACCGAAATCGTCATGACCTTCATGTTCCTGATAATCATTCTCGGGGCCACCACCGGGCGCGTTCCGGCGGGCTTCGCGCCAATCGCCATCGGGCTTGCGCTGACGCTGATCCATCTCGTGTCGATCCCGGTGACCAATACGTCGGTCAATCCCGCCCGTTCCACCGGCGTCGCGCTGTTCGCGGACGGGCCGGCTCTGGCGCAGCTCTGGCTGTTCTGGGTTGCGCCGATCCTGGGCGCGGCGATTGCCGGGGTCGTGCACAAGGCCGTCTTCGGCGACGACTGA
- a CDS encoding beta-ketoacyl-ACP reductase, which translates to MARTALVTGGSRGIGAAISVALRDAGYKVAANYAGNDEAAAAFTKETGIPVYKWSVADYDACVAGIAKVEADLGPVEVLVNNAGITRDAMFHRMTREQWSEVINTNLNGAFNMTHPIWTGMRERKFGRVITISSINGQKGQMGQANYSAAKAGDIGFTKALAQEGAKAGITVNVICPGYIGTDMVMAVPEKVRESIIAQIPVGRLGEPAEIARCVVFLASDDAGFITGSTIAANGGQYMV; encoded by the coding sequence ATGGCACGCACAGCACTTGTCACCGGCGGCTCGCGCGGCATCGGGGCGGCGATCTCGGTCGCGCTCAGGGACGCCGGCTACAAGGTTGCCGCCAACTATGCCGGCAATGACGAGGCGGCCGCCGCCTTCACCAAGGAGACCGGCATTCCGGTCTACAAATGGTCGGTGGCGGACTACGACGCCTGCGTCGCCGGCATCGCCAAGGTGGAAGCCGATCTCGGCCCGGTCGAGGTGCTGGTCAACAATGCGGGCATCACGCGCGACGCGATGTTCCACCGCATGACGCGCGAGCAGTGGAGCGAAGTGATCAACACCAACCTCAACGGCGCCTTCAACATGACGCATCCGATCTGGACCGGCATGCGCGAGCGCAAGTTCGGCCGGGTCATCACCATCTCGTCGATCAACGGCCAGAAAGGCCAGATGGGCCAGGCGAACTATTCGGCGGCCAAGGCCGGCGACATCGGCTTCACCAAGGCGCTCGCCCAGGAAGGCGCCAAGGCCGGCATCACCGTCAACGTCATCTGTCCGGGCTATATCGGCACCGACATGGTCATGGCCGTGCCGGAAAAGGTGCGCGAATCGATCATCGCCCAGATCCCGGTCGGGCGGCTGGGCGAACCTGCGGAAATCGCGCGCTGCGTGGTGTTCCTGGCTTCGGACGATGCGGGTTTCATCACCGGCTCGACCATCGCCGCCAATGGCGGCCAGTACATGGTCTGA